The Thermococcus sp. MV5 genome includes a window with the following:
- a CDS encoding class II SORL domain-containing protein, with protein sequence MISGTIRSGDWKGEKHVPVIEYKKEGDLVKVKVQVGKEIPHPNTPEHHIVWIELYFHPEGENFPILVGRAEFANHTDPLTEPIAKFFFKTVKKGKLYALSYCNIHGLWENEVVFE encoded by the coding sequence ATGATTAGTGGAACTATAAGAAGTGGGGATTGGAAAGGAGAAAAACATGTACCTGTTATAGAGTACAAAAAAGAAGGGGATTTGGTAAAAGTAAAAGTTCAAGTTGGTAAGGAAATTCCACATCCAAATACTCCCGAACATCATATAGTCTGGATCGAACTTTACTTCCACCCAGAGGGGGAGAACTTTCCTATACTTGTTGGCAGGGCAGAATTTGCAAACCACACAGATCCCTTAACAGAGCCCATAGCTAAATTCTTCTTTAAGACGGTTAAAAAAGGGAAGCTTTATGCCTTAAGCTATTGTAACATCCATGGCCTCTGGGAAAACGAGGTTGTATTTGAGTGA
- a CDS encoding YkgJ family cysteine cluster protein, translating to MRFKPRPLTSDVNFECKFCLDCCRGRFIYLTLLDIEKIINHGHDPQEFMLLTAEGEGIRFVLSYREWDLGCIFHDPETGKCKIHDYNPLVCQIYPFMVSHKPLGIEGEEPFEYRGEKFWLYYDENCPGLGEGENVITREQIAELGMKFHREFEKTDLDSLNRLLNGGENGAPV from the coding sequence GTGCGATTCAAACCAAGACCATTAACGAGTGATGTAAACTTTGAATGTAAATTCTGCCTTGACTGTTGTCGGGGTAGATTTATCTATTTAACCCTTTTAGATATTGAGAAAATAATAAACCACGGGCATGACCCACAAGAATTCATGCTTTTAACTGCAGAAGGGGAAGGAATCCGCTTCGTACTTTCATACAGAGAATGGGATCTGGGGTGCATCTTCCACGATCCAGAAACAGGGAAATGCAAAATCCACGATTACAACCCTTTAGTCTGCCAGATCTATCCGTTCATGGTTTCTCACAAACCACTTGGCATTGAAGGAGAGGAACCGTTTGAGTACAGGGGCGAAAAGTTTTGGCTTTATTATGACGAGAATTGCCCTGGACTCGGAGAGGGAGAAAACGTTATAACAAGAGAACAGATAGCCGAGCTCGGCATGAAATTCCACAGAGAGTTTGAGAAAACTGATTTAGATAGTTTAAACAGACTTCTGAATGGTGGCGAGAATGGAGCTCCAGTATAG
- a CDS encoding PUA domain-containing protein has product MELQYRKTLPQELELITKEAEKFGELKHKFFGVVEGKFIDIYAVNEEIWREIEDLKVPSYSFGTFVGTIKKDKNLVEKFYPNIEFFYFVEIKKNYAILKAKPAFLFTTGKDVPKNGVREYVWQGSKKIVVMNEEGIILGLGLINPQSERKFIKNITDIGEFIRRHR; this is encoded by the coding sequence ATGGAGCTCCAGTATAGAAAAACATTACCCCAAGAGCTTGAACTAATAACAAAAGAAGCAGAAAAGTTTGGAGAGCTGAAACATAAATTCTTTGGTGTAGTCGAAGGAAAATTTATAGACATTTATGCTGTAAATGAGGAGATTTGGAGAGAAATAGAGGACTTAAAAGTACCTTCTTACTCTTTTGGAACATTTGTTGGGACAATTAAAAAGGATAAGAACCTCGTTGAGAAATTCTACCCTAACATCGAGTTCTTTTACTTTGTAGAGATAAAGAAAAACTATGCAATTTTGAAAGCCAAACCGGCATTTCTATTTACTACAGGAAAGGATGTTCCAAAGAATGGGGTTAGGGAATACGTCTGGCAGGGCAGCAAAAAAATAGTCGTTATGAACGAAGAAGGTATAATTCTTGGACTAGGCTTAATAAACCCCCAAAGCGAAAGAAAATTTATCAAAAATATTACCGATATAGGAGAGTTTATTCGAAGACACCGCTGA
- a CDS encoding ferritin family protein — MLGLNPISISREKSLSKGEIAQALRWAIIAELDAITFYEQFAALIEDENIKKVFLDVAKEEKAHVGEFMALLLNLDPEQLNELKDGFEEVEELTGIKTEINSP; from the coding sequence ATGTTGGGATTGAACCCTATTTCGATATCTCGTGAAAAATCCCTATCAAAAGGAGAAATTGCCCAGGCCCTAAGATGGGCTATCATCGCAGAACTAGATGCCATAACATTCTATGAACAATTTGCAGCATTAATAGAAGATGAAAACATAAAGAAAGTATTTTTAGACGTAGCAAAGGAAGAGAAAGCCCACGTAGGAGAGTTCATGGCCCTTCTGCTTAATCTAGATCCCGAACAGCTCAATGAACTTAAGGATGGTTTTGAAGAAGTTGAGGAATTAACGGGAATTAAAACGGAAATAAATTCCCCATAG
- a CDS encoding glycine betaine ABC transporter substrate-binding protein: protein MHKLAALIVGSLVLVSFLSGCISEKEEVPTIVIGSKPFNEQYILAHMIALLLENNGYKAEVKEGLGGTLVNYEALKKGQIHIYVEYTGTAYNNILKLNPPENWDPDYVYEKSKEEMLSRDGVLTVVKLGFRDDYAIAVKKEFAEKNGLQKLSDLAPYAPNMVLGTDPEFATRPDGLPRIKEVYGFTFGDVKQMNPH from the coding sequence ATGCACAAATTAGCTGCTTTGATTGTTGGAAGCTTGGTTTTGGTTTCTTTTCTAAGTGGTTGCATAAGTGAAAAAGAAGAAGTCCCCACGATAGTTATTGGCTCTAAACCATTCAATGAACAGTACATTTTGGCCCATATGATAGCTCTTCTCTTGGAGAATAACGGCTATAAGGCTGAGGTAAAAGAGGGGCTTGGTGGAACACTGGTAAATTATGAAGCATTGAAGAAGGGCCAAATTCATATTTATGTGGAGTACACTGGAACAGCATACAATAATATTCTTAAACTTAATCCTCCAGAAAACTGGGATCCTGATTATGTATATGAAAAGAGTAAAGAGGAAATGCTCAGTCGTGATGGTGTTTTAACGGTTGTAAAATTGGGTTTTAGGGACGACTATGCGATAGCTGTGAAGAAAGAATTTGCTGAGAAAAATGGCCTTCAAAAGTTGAGTGATTTAGCTCCATATGCTCCCAACATGGTTTTAGGTACAGATCCAGAATTTGCTACGAGACCAGACGGGTTGCCGAGGATTAAAGAGGTATATGGTTTCACCTTTGGGGATGTTAAGCAGATGAACCCACATTAA
- a CDS encoding GNAT family N-acetyltransferase, translated as MRITKVKNPLELKDELVKFVFRVYQGTNGAYPALEWVEDKPSIDDFEGFRRVYGPFLEFRLGKEFDELYLGTKEEKVIGTVALVYTLDGKDVWWVPEDIKGEKTGLIEFFMVDPAYKGKGYGSQLLEFAVERLRELKKEPYIITFPNLEAYSYYLKKGFKKVMDYKEFVVLKKE; from the coding sequence ATGAGAATAACTAAGGTTAAAAATCCATTAGAACTTAAAGATGAGTTAGTAAAGTTTGTTTTCCGCGTCTATCAAGGAACCAACGGAGCATATCCAGCCCTTGAATGGGTGGAAGATAAGCCAAGCATAGATGATTTTGAGGGTTTTAGGAGAGTATATGGACCATTTCTTGAGTTTAGACTTGGAAAAGAGTTTGATGAACTGTATTTAGGAACTAAAGAAGAGAAAGTCATTGGTACCGTAGCTCTCGTTTACACTCTTGATGGCAAAGATGTGTGGTGGGTGCCAGAGGATATCAAAGGTGAAAAGACGGGTCTTATAGAGTTTTTCATGGTGGATCCTGCATACAAAGGTAAAGGCTATGGTTCACAGCTTCTTGAATTTGCTGTGGAACGTTTAAGAGAATTGAAAAAAGAGCCTTATATAATAACGTTTCCAAATCTCGAAGCTTATAGCTACTATCTGAAGAAGGGTTTCAAAAAGGTCATGGACTACAAAGAGTTCGTAGTGCTGAAGAAAGAATAA
- the rd gene encoding rubredoxin → MAKWKCIVCGYIYDEEAGDPDSGVNPGTKFEEIPDDWVCPLCGAPKDMFEKIED, encoded by the coding sequence ATGGCAAAGTGGAAATGTATAGTATGTGGGTATATATATGATGAAGAAGCAGGGGATCCAGACAGTGGGGTTAATCCAGGAACGAAATTTGAGGAAATACCGGATGATTGGGTATGCCCGCTCTGTGGGGCCCCAAAAGATATGTTCGAGAAGATAGAGGATTGA
- a CDS encoding ferritin family protein, protein MVVNMDMGIPLERVNEFSLRELLGMAIKAEIGAKEFYRSMAENVGVETLKKKLEFLAGEEEKHEEFLRKLYAQSFPGEDIVFPKEHVGPELKPVLEKVKDVHDILELIRWAMEAERIAKEFYSKLEDMTQDNAKKGLLRYLASMENTHYFILKTEYELLLDWEMYSQMMHVGP, encoded by the coding sequence ATGGTGGTTAATATGGATATGGGAATTCCTCTTGAGAGGGTAAATGAATTCTCCCTTAGGGAACTTTTGGGAATGGCTATAAAGGCTGAAATTGGGGCAAAGGAGTTTTATAGAAGCATGGCTGAGAATGTGGGTGTAGAAACCTTAAAAAAGAAGCTTGAGTTTCTTGCAGGTGAAGAGGAAAAGCATGAAGAGTTTTTGAGAAAGCTTTATGCTCAGTCCTTCCCGGGAGAAGATATTGTATTTCCGAAAGAACATGTAGGCCCTGAGTTGAAACCGGTTTTAGAGAAAGTTAAAGATGTTCACGATATATTAGAGCTTATTCGTTGGGCAATGGAGGCCGAAAGAATAGCTAAAGAGTTTTACTCAAAGCTTGAAGATATGACGCAAGACAATGCTAAAAAAGGTCTTCTTAGGTATCTTGCTTCTATGGAAAATACGCACTACTTCATTCTGAAGACAGAGTATGAGCTTCTCCTTGACTGGGAAATGTACTCCCAAATGATGCATGTTGGTCCGTAA
- a CDS encoding M1 family metallopeptidase, whose product MKARSVVVVFLIAFIVMCISPPYAFDKFQFSKTDNAKLLFERSKGPINGNSSISLEITFDGWNALISGIQEVELSLTSPTLVTFFFENFSILNMNIKKIEVYGAKATMEAFYDGKYGVLLLNVTPIERVQRIKIVYTLRYQPLLDIEERDIIEWHMKSTEDYFYLPPEAYMLIPKIDGNVTINVESYPASYTLAGILKLPNNKYKPLLPEKGAFYTDGGRFYVLLGRWNIYKKNIVIDGKNVDVVALTDEGEWVVDELAKILKIYSSQLIPYPYRELIYIRFKGHRSEYEGCGLYGGALGTQFKSVIPHEVAHNWFGMYAELGLLDESLATYTSISMNNLTLDTLDKWEAFCFSSKKRTPIAEMRNIEMSRMTDITANLYYRGGFIFRSLQFVVGNETFFEGLRELLKICHVKDCTKTEETLTLIKEIFENMTNRDLNWFFEEWFYTADYPNFTVSSLKITQNSGYYTLILNITEENSFTMPLEVGIVTLAENITKRILVNGSSSLEVKTKERPIMIILDPNNWIANINGSSYRFNWEKLTFEKTEKKEREINGVKIVIN is encoded by the coding sequence ATGAAAGCACGTTCTGTTGTAGTAGTGTTTTTAATAGCTTTCATAGTCATGTGTATCAGCCCCCCATATGCATTTGATAAGTTCCAATTTTCAAAAACAGACAATGCTAAGCTCCTTTTTGAAAGAAGCAAGGGGCCTATTAATGGTAATAGCAGTATTTCTTTAGAGATAACTTTTGATGGTTGGAATGCACTCATTAGTGGGATTCAAGAGGTTGAGCTCTCTTTGACATCTCCGACTCTTGTTACTTTCTTCTTCGAAAACTTCTCTATTCTGAATATGAACATTAAGAAAATCGAGGTCTACGGTGCAAAAGCAACCATGGAAGCGTTTTATGATGGGAAATATGGTGTTTTGCTCCTCAATGTAACTCCAATTGAAAGAGTTCAGCGGATTAAAATAGTTTACACTTTGCGGTATCAGCCTCTCTTAGACATTGAGGAGAGAGATATAATTGAGTGGCACATGAAATCAACTGAAGATTACTTCTATCTTCCTCCGGAGGCTTATATGCTGATCCCTAAGATAGATGGGAACGTCACAATCAACGTGGAATCTTACCCAGCGAGCTACACGCTTGCTGGTATTTTAAAGCTCCCAAACAACAAATACAAGCCACTTCTTCCAGAAAAGGGTGCTTTTTACACTGATGGTGGAAGATTTTACGTCCTTCTTGGAAGGTGGAATATTTACAAGAAGAACATCGTGATTGATGGAAAAAATGTAGATGTGGTAGCTCTTACTGATGAGGGAGAATGGGTTGTTGATGAGCTTGCAAAAATCCTTAAAATCTATTCATCCCAGCTTATTCCATATCCCTATCGTGAGCTGATCTACATACGCTTCAAAGGACATAGAAGTGAATATGAGGGCTGCGGTCTCTATGGTGGAGCTTTGGGGACACAATTCAAGAGTGTCATTCCTCATGAGGTTGCTCATAACTGGTTTGGGATGTATGCGGAGTTAGGACTTTTAGATGAATCTCTTGCTACATATACATCAATTTCCATGAATAACTTGACACTTGATACTTTAGATAAATGGGAGGCTTTTTGCTTTAGTTCAAAAAAGAGGACACCAATAGCTGAAATGAGGAATATCGAGATGTCTCGGATGACGGACATAACGGCCAACCTTTACTATCGGGGGGGTTTTATTTTCCGTTCCCTTCAGTTTGTTGTAGGAAATGAAACATTTTTCGAAGGACTCAGAGAGCTCCTCAAGATTTGCCATGTTAAGGATTGCACCAAAACCGAAGAAACTTTAACTCTGATCAAGGAAATCTTTGAGAATATGACGAATCGAGATTTGAACTGGTTTTTCGAAGAATGGTTTTATACAGCAGATTATCCAAACTTCACAGTCTCCAGCTTGAAAATTACCCAAAATAGTGGCTATTATACTCTAATACTTAACATCACTGAAGAAAACAGCTTTACGATGCCTCTTGAAGTAGGAATTGTAACACTGGCAGAGAACATAACGAAGAGAATCCTTGTGAATGGCTCATCTTCCCTGGAGGTTAAAACCAAGGAAAGACCCATAATGATAATTTTAGACCCCAATAACTGGATTGCTAATATTAATGGCTCCTCTTATAGATTTAACTGGGAAAAACTCACATTTGAGAAAACCGAGAAAAAAGAAAGGGAAATTAATGGAGTTAAAATAGTCATAAACTGA
- a CDS encoding NAD(P)/FAD-dependent oxidoreductase produces the protein MGFLIVGNGPGGAELAKQLSDEYEITIIEQEDLPYYTKPMLSHYIAGTVKKEKLFPYSFEWYENKGIELRLGTKAEVIDRGRKKLITSAGELPYDLLVIATGARAREPMIEGKENLMPLRTLKDAEKIKQLVENEGDVLIVGGGFIGLELAGNLSKAGYRVKLVHRGSTLLGLDNELTKLIIEELASKGVEFYLNANVLKADKEGVFTEKGYIEGRVKICAIGIIPNKELALKSGIHAGRGVLIDDKFRTSARDVYAIGDCAEYNGIICGTAKGAMGHARVLANLIRGEEDRYAFEFRSTVFKFGDFPIAIIGEIKGNGKWVDDKTKVFLKGERVVGAVIVKDVKRALKCERKIKLGVSVNEL, from the coding sequence ATGGGATTTTTGATTGTTGGAAATGGCCCGGGGGGAGCTGAATTAGCAAAGCAACTTTCCGACGAATACGAGATAACTATCATAGAGCAGGAGGATCTTCCTTACTATACCAAGCCTATGTTGAGTCATTACATAGCAGGGACTGTAAAAAAGGAGAAACTTTTTCCTTATTCGTTTGAGTGGTATGAAAATAAAGGGATAGAGCTAAGGTTGGGGACTAAAGCGGAGGTTATAGATAGAGGCCGTAAAAAACTGATAACGAGTGCGGGAGAACTTCCTTATGATCTTCTCGTAATAGCCACAGGAGCTAGGGCTAGGGAGCCAATGATAGAAGGAAAAGAGAATCTAATGCCACTCAGAACATTAAAAGATGCAGAGAAAATAAAGCAACTAGTTGAAAATGAGGGTGATGTCCTTATCGTTGGAGGTGGGTTTATAGGGCTTGAGCTGGCGGGCAACTTATCAAAAGCTGGCTATAGGGTTAAACTTGTTCATAGAGGAAGTACTCTTCTTGGTCTTGATAATGAGCTTACAAAACTGATAATAGAAGAGCTTGCATCTAAAGGCGTGGAATTCTATTTAAATGCCAATGTATTAAAAGCTGATAAAGAGGGTGTTTTCACTGAGAAGGGGTATATAGAGGGAAGAGTAAAAATCTGTGCAATAGGGATAATCCCGAACAAAGAACTTGCTCTGAAGAGTGGCATTCATGCGGGTCGAGGGGTTTTGATCGATGATAAATTCAGGACCTCGGCTCGGGATGTTTATGCCATTGGAGACTGTGCAGAATATAATGGAATAATCTGTGGAACCGCTAAAGGTGCAATGGGACACGCGAGAGTTCTTGCAAATCTCATACGAGGTGAAGAGGATAGATATGCTTTTGAGTTTCGTTCTACCGTTTTTAAGTTTGGTGACTTCCCCATAGCTATCATAGGAGAAATAAAGGGGAATGGGAAGTGGGTAGATGATAAAACAAAAGTATTCCTAAAAGGAGAACGGGTTGTTGGAGCAGTTATCGTTAAGGATGTGAAAAGAGCATTGAAATGTGAAAGGAAAATAAAACTTGGGGTTAGCGTTAACGAACTTTAA
- a CDS encoding ZIP family metal transporter → MLESSIARLGEYLLDISGGNLVVVSFYAGLFVAIMTSLGSLLAIFSNKLPEWGIDVSLSFAAGVMIVASFTSLILPAIEFTNSFTPAGIGILSGVLFIYVLDRFIPHEHLVRGYEGPKELKDRLRVIWLIVLAVVIHNLPEGLAVGTSIVFDLRTGIITAIAIGIQDFPEGAVISLPLATLQKKRLQPILMGSLSGVAEMVMVLVGALFFTTFRNLLPYGLGLAGGAMLYVTVKEMIPEIYKREENELYVTLGFFIGFYVMLFLDSMLG, encoded by the coding sequence GTGCTAGAGAGCTCTATTGCAAGACTTGGGGAATACTTGCTCGATATATCGGGGGGCAATCTCGTAGTGGTCTCTTTCTATGCAGGTCTCTTTGTGGCAATAATGACTTCACTGGGCTCTTTGTTGGCTATATTCTCCAATAAGCTGCCAGAGTGGGGAATTGATGTGAGCTTATCTTTTGCTGCTGGAGTTATGATTGTGGCTAGTTTCACCAGCTTAATACTGCCAGCGATTGAATTTACAAATAGTTTTACTCCAGCAGGAATTGGAATACTTTCAGGAGTACTGTTTATTTATGTGTTGGATAGGTTTATCCCACATGAGCACTTAGTTCGGGGGTACGAAGGTCCAAAAGAGCTGAAGGATAGGCTCAGAGTGATTTGGCTCATAGTTCTTGCTGTTGTAATTCACAATCTCCCTGAAGGCCTTGCAGTGGGCACTTCAATAGTCTTTGATCTAAGGACCGGTATTATCACAGCCATAGCGATAGGTATTCAAGATTTTCCAGAGGGAGCGGTGATTTCTCTTCCCTTGGCAACTCTCCAAAAGAAACGACTCCAACCAATTCTGATGGGGAGCTTGAGTGGTGTAGCGGAAATGGTCATGGTGCTTGTTGGTGCACTCTTCTTTACAACATTTCGCAATCTCCTTCCTTACGGTTTGGGCCTAGCAGGAGGAGCAATGCTTTACGTAACTGTGAAAGAAATGATCCCGGAGATATACAAAAGGGAGGAAAATGAGCTCTATGTAACTCTTGGATTCTTCATTGGCTTCTATGTAATGCTCTTCTTGGATTCTATGCTAGGTTAG
- a CDS encoding rubrerythrin family protein, which translates to MVVERKMTKKFLEDAYAGESQAHMRYLIFADVAEREGFPNIAKLFRAIAFAELVHAKNHYQALGNIKDTPSNLQIAIDGETFEVEEMYPVYKATAELQGEKEAVRSTHYALEAEKIHAELYKEAKELAEQKKDLEIKRVYICPVCGYTVIDEAPEYCPVCGASREKFVVFE; encoded by the coding sequence ATGGTGGTTGAAAGGAAAATGACAAAGAAGTTTCTTGAAGATGCATATGCAGGGGAGAGCCAAGCGCATATGAGATATCTAATTTTTGCGGATGTTGCTGAGAGGGAAGGATTCCCGAATATAGCAAAGCTCTTTAGAGCAATAGCTTTTGCTGAGCTTGTACATGCTAAAAATCACTATCAAGCACTTGGCAACATTAAGGACACTCCTAGCAACCTTCAGATAGCAATAGATGGAGAAACTTTTGAAGTCGAAGAGATGTATCCAGTTTACAAAGCAACTGCTGAGCTTCAAGGTGAGAAAGAGGCTGTGAGGAGTACTCATTATGCTTTGGAGGCAGAAAAAATTCATGCAGAGCTTTACAAGGAAGCCAAAGAACTGGCAGAACAGAAAAAAGATCTTGAAATAAAGAGGGTCTACATATGCCCAGTATGTGGATACACAGTTATAGATGAGGCTCCTGAATACTGTCCAGTGTGTGGGGCTTCGAGAGAAAAGTTTGTAGTGTTTGAATGA
- a CDS encoding ferritin family protein — protein sequence MEEEIVKKLEKLSEKEILGYAIASEEDARQFYLKLAEGKGELIGEFFRDLANAERVHKTLLLNLYDDIFGDKEYTVPENIPLVESTVNIVTLGNLVEALKTALMNEKTAERVYTLLAQKLPEHKTLFDFLATQERAHYKAIEAHKEYLEGLMRGKPEYAEIPAHVIFNQVEIYYKPRTQP from the coding sequence ATGGAAGAAGAAATCGTTAAAAAGTTGGAGAAACTCTCTGAAAAGGAGATTTTAGGATATGCAATTGCATCTGAGGAAGATGCGAGGCAATTCTATCTTAAACTTGCTGAAGGGAAGGGTGAGCTGATAGGAGAATTCTTTAGAGACCTTGCAAATGCCGAACGGGTCCATAAGACACTTCTCTTGAACCTCTATGATGATATCTTTGGGGATAAAGAGTATACAGTCCCAGAAAATATTCCCCTTGTAGAGAGCACGGTTAATATCGTAACTCTCGGAAACTTAGTGGAGGCATTGAAAACAGCCCTCATGAATGAAAAGACCGCTGAAAGAGTTTACACTCTTTTGGCTCAAAAGCTTCCCGAACATAAAACCCTCTTTGATTTCCTAGCTACACAGGAAAGAGCACACTATAAAGCTATTGAAGCCCATAAAGAGTACCTTGAAGGGCTGATGAGAGGAAAGCCCGAATATGCTGAGATACCAGCGCATGTAATATTTAATCAGGTGGAGATATATTATAAACCTAGAACTCAGCCATGA
- a CDS encoding glycine betaine ABC transporter substrate-binding protein, which yields MYEAIKNDQVDAISAYTTDARVDLFGLKILEDDKGALHFSFESSVL from the coding sequence ATGTATGAAGCTATAAAGAACGACCAAGTAGATGCAATTTCCGCTTACACTACAGATGCCCGTGTTGACCTCTTTGGTCTTAAGATACTTGAGGACGATAAAGGTGCTTTACATTTTTCTTTTGAAAGCTCTGTCCTTTAG
- a CDS encoding FprA family A-type flavoprotein, with amino-acid sequence MPKVWIEKLLEEPELYLLRIDDDQIRYFEATWDIPEGITYNAYLMKTDNAVVLFDAWKKDYTEEFLEALSSLVDPKEITHIVVHHMEPDHSGALPKVLETNGYKAKIIGTIFAKRLLEAFFGIKENIHAIEDGEELRIGSRTLKFITVPWLHWPDTMITYLVEDKIIFGCDVGGGYSIPEAIDDSDEEIVEKYLPYITKYIVTVIGHYHKYIVENLEKIKNLGIVNDVKMILPGHGLIWRKKPQRIFEYYAKVGAGVPTKGKVLVVYDSMYGFVEKSIQIAIDELKTQGFNSVVYKFTDKEAPAVSDILGEVPDTEALIIGASTYEANIHPRIRYILYELLDKANYEKPVLILGTFGWAGVAGREIETLIKRSKFDHVDTIEVKGQTTPEDEVRIRDAVRKLIQKLRK; translated from the coding sequence ATGCCAAAGGTTTGGATTGAGAAACTTCTAGAAGAGCCAGAACTTTACCTTTTGAGAATTGATGATGATCAGATAAGGTATTTTGAGGCCACTTGGGACATTCCAGAGGGAATAACGTACAATGCCTATTTGATGAAAACAGATAATGCTGTTGTACTCTTTGATGCGTGGAAAAAAGATTATACGGAAGAATTTCTTGAGGCACTTTCTAGCCTCGTTGATCCTAAGGAGATAACTCATATTGTAGTTCATCATATGGAACCCGACCATAGTGGAGCATTACCAAAGGTGCTTGAGACCAACGGCTATAAAGCGAAAATAATTGGGACTATATTTGCAAAAAGACTTCTGGAGGCATTTTTTGGGATAAAGGAGAATATCCACGCGATTGAGGATGGAGAAGAGCTTAGAATAGGAAGCAGAACGTTAAAATTCATAACAGTTCCATGGTTGCACTGGCCCGATACAATGATAACTTACTTGGTTGAGGACAAGATAATCTTTGGCTGTGATGTTGGGGGAGGATACTCAATACCTGAGGCAATAGATGATAGTGACGAGGAAATCGTGGAGAAGTACCTCCCATATATAACGAAGTATATTGTAACTGTTATTGGCCACTATCACAAGTACATTGTAGAAAATCTCGAGAAAATAAAGAATCTGGGTATTGTGAACGATGTTAAAATGATTCTCCCTGGCCATGGTTTAATATGGCGTAAAAAGCCGCAGAGGATTTTTGAATACTATGCAAAAGTTGGAGCTGGGGTTCCAACAAAAGGAAAAGTTCTAGTGGTCTATGATTCAATGTATGGATTTGTTGAAAAAAGTATCCAAATAGCTATTGATGAGTTAAAGACACAGGGATTTAATTCGGTAGTTTATAAGTTTACAGATAAAGAAGCACCAGCAGTCAGTGATATCCTTGGAGAAGTTCCTGATACTGAGGCCTTGATAATTGGAGCCTCGACTTATGAGGCAAATATACACCCCCGCATAAGATACATTCTCTATGAGTTACTTGATAAAGCCAATTATGAGAAACCTGTGCTTATACTTGGTACTTTTGGATGGGCGGGAGTTGCGGGAAGGGAAATAGAGACGCTCATCAAAAGATCAAAGTTTGATCATGTGGATACAATTGAGGTAAAAGGTCAAACCACTCCAGAAGACGAGGTGAGGATAAGAGATGCTGTAAGAAAGCTCATTCAAAAGCTTAGGAAATGA
- a CDS encoding ferritin family protein, giving the protein MNELEALGVALEVEKAELKFYIDMAKKASDEKAKKMFLFLAHEEAEHWDIFEKNFINKLVEKCELPSVTKEMFETLIPKYEGELSEVKAVEIGMEQEKRTWEFYEKAAEEVKDKNLRKIFDELAKVEKSHYELLKAQYDSVMKTGIWMDYQDFSLEVD; this is encoded by the coding sequence ATGAATGAACTTGAAGCTTTGGGAGTAGCTTTAGAAGTAGAAAAAGCCGAATTAAAGTTTTATATTGATATGGCTAAAAAAGCAAGTGATGAAAAGGCCAAAAAGATGTTTCTCTTCTTGGCACATGAAGAGGCCGAGCACTGGGATATTTTTGAGAAAAATTTTATCAATAAACTTGTAGAAAAGTGTGAACTTCCCTCCGTTACCAAAGAAATGTTTGAAACGTTAATTCCAAAATATGAAGGAGAACTAAGTGAAGTCAAGGCTGTGGAAATAGGGATGGAACAGGAAAAAAGGACCTGGGAATTTTATGAGAAAGCTGCAGAAGAAGTTAAGGACAAAAATTTGAGAAAAATATTCGATGAACTTGCAAAAGTTGAAAAATCTCATTATGAACTTCTTAAGGCCCAATACGATTCCGTTATGAAAACTGGCATCTGGATGGATTATCAGGACTTCAGTCTTGAGGTGGATTAG